In one Candidatus Nomurabacteria bacterium genomic region, the following are encoded:
- a CDS encoding Rieske 2Fe-2S domain-containing protein, with the protein MSQNVPYKTIPNGWYVVSTSDELKKREIKSLRYFGRDLVLYRDNNNQARLVDAYCPHMGAHFGDGKIIKNELVCPFHGFAFDGTGRCTRTPYPTKRPPQRAKLTTYPIREQNGLILAYYDAIGADPHWNVPALDMNKWRPFTFHDWVFRGHPQETGENSVDLGHFGAVHSYASAIAVKPLAIQGQTLKSGYAVKRSLDWIYLPGLNAELRFEADVHGLGYSLVRAGVAAVGLHVRLLVLSTPIEVDRLHLRIACSVKDHPIPGLTRLVHKIALRSYAHDVSQDIPMWKSKIYIEKPLLAEGDGPIIQYRKWVQQFYPQTC; encoded by the coding sequence ATGTCGCAGAATGTTCCTTATAAGACGATCCCTAACGGATGGTATGTCGTCTCAACAAGTGATGAGCTAAAAAAGCGAGAGATCAAAAGCCTCCGATACTTTGGACGAGACCTTGTTCTCTATCGCGATAACAACAACCAAGCTCGCCTCGTGGATGCTTACTGTCCGCATATGGGCGCCCATTTTGGCGATGGAAAGATCATCAAGAACGAGCTCGTCTGCCCATTTCATGGCTTCGCTTTTGATGGCACGGGTAGGTGCACAAGAACACCTTATCCAACAAAGCGCCCACCGCAACGAGCAAAGCTCACTACCTATCCCATTCGTGAGCAAAATGGTTTGATTCTTGCCTACTACGATGCAATAGGCGCGGATCCGCACTGGAATGTTCCTGCGCTCGACATGAACAAATGGCGGCCATTCACATTTCATGATTGGGTCTTTCGTGGTCATCCTCAAGAAACGGGTGAGAATAGCGTTGATCTTGGCCACTTTGGAGCCGTGCATAGCTATGCCTCTGCCATCGCGGTAAAGCCTCTAGCAATACAAGGTCAAACCCTCAAAAGTGGTTATGCCGTAAAGCGCAGTCTCGATTGGATATACCTCCCTGGACTTAACGCTGAACTACGTTTTGAAGCTGATGTTCATGGACTTGGCTACTCACTCGTACGAGCAGGAGTGGCGGCGGTTGGACTTCATGTTCGACTCCTCGTCTTATCGACACCTATTGAAGTAGACAGGCTGCATTTGCGCATCGCCTGCAGCGTCAAAGATCACCCCATCCCAGGACTGACTCGGCTAGTGCATAAGATTGCTCTGCGCTCTTATGCGCATGATGTCAGTCAGGATATCCCTATGTGGAAGTCCAAGATCTATATTGAAAAACCTCTTCTCGCAGAAGGTGATGGACCTATCATCCAATACCGAAAATGGGTCCAACAATTCTATCCTCAAACGTGTTAA